Proteins from one Romboutsia sp. CE17 genomic window:
- a CDS encoding response regulator: protein MYNILVVDDEYFSREGLKSIIKEELKENVQVLEAENGIDAKNIVNEYDIDIIFLDLNIPGINGINLCRYIKSKIIDSNIVVTTACDDLSIKNIVIDLNINKYFVKPVRPQKIRSIIRKILNNKNKITRQKYYESYISKLKKHIINNSYKESINIIKEYLEILSNNGSEQFIKEDLSKFFEGIENICKSQNIYSDKDISSKIDLINKDYYNCFLRKNLINELTIIINHIFDSMLKNEYTTNNYVKETLNYIERNINKNITLDDASNYVNLSPHYLSKIFKKETGVNFITYLTDRRIEIAKEMLEDENIPISNIAIELSYSKSNYFSKVFKKKVGITPSEYRESHLNKSENYIKSV from the coding sequence GTATAGATGCAAAAAATATTGTTAATGAATATGATATAGACATAATATTTTTAGATTTAAATATACCAGGGATTAATGGTATTAATTTATGCAGGTACATAAAATCAAAAATTATAGACTCGAATATAGTAGTAACTACTGCTTGTGATGATTTATCTATAAAAAATATAGTGATAGACTTGAATATAAATAAATATTTTGTAAAACCAGTAAGACCTCAAAAGATTAGATCAATAATAAGAAAAATACTAAATAATAAAAATAAGATAACTAGACAAAAGTACTATGAGTCATATATTAGCAAATTAAAAAAACATATTATAAATAATTCATACAAAGAAAGTATAAATATCATTAAAGAATATTTAGAGATTCTTAGTAATAATGGTAGCGAACAATTTATAAAAGAGGATTTAAGCAAATTTTTTGAAGGCATTGAGAATATATGTAAAAGTCAAAATATATATTCAGATAAAGATATATCAAGTAAAATTGATTTAATAAATAAAGATTATTATAATTGTTTTTTAAGAAAGAATTTAATAAATGAATTAACCATAATAATTAATCATATATTCGATTCTATGCTAAAAAATGAGTATACAACGAACAATTATGTAAAAGAAACTTTAAATTACATAGAAAGAAACATAAATAAAAATATTACTTTAGATGATGCATCAAACTATGTTAATCTTAGTCCTCATTATTTAAGTAAAATTTTCAAAAAAGAAACTGGGGTAAATTTTATAACTTACTTAACTGATAGAAGGATAGAAATAGCAAAGGAAATGCTAGAAGATGAAAATATCCCTATTTCAAATATAGCTATTGAACTTAGTTATAGTAAGTCAAATTATTTTAGTAAAGTATTCAAGAAAAAAGTTGGAATAACTCCAAGTGAGTATAGAGAATCCCACTTAAATAAATCAGAAAATTATATAAAATCAGTATAA